From Anser cygnoides isolate HZ-2024a breed goose chromosome 31, Taihu_goose_T2T_genome, whole genome shotgun sequence:
GAGATTGACCCCCCAGTAAGGGATGGCAGCCACCCAGTAAGGGTTGGGAGCCCCCCTAAGAGCTGGGAGTCCCCCAGTAAGGGTTGGGACCTCCCCAGTAAGAGCTGGGAGCCCCCCAGTAAGGGATGGGAGCCCCCCAGTAAGAGATTGACTCCCCAAAAGGACTGGGAGCCCCCCAGTAAGGGATGGGAGCCCCCCCAGTAAGGGTTGGGAGCCCCCCAGTAAGGGATGAAACCCCCAGTAAGGGATGGGACCCCCCAGTAAGGGCTGGAACCTCCCAGTAAGGATTGGGACCCCCCAGTAAGAGATTGACCCCCCAAGTAAGGGATGGGAGCCACCCAGCAAGGGATGGAACCCTCCAGTAagggctgggagccccccagTAAGGGTTGGGAGAGCCCCCCAGTAagggctgggagccccccagTAAGGGCTGGAACCCCCCAGTAAGGGTTGGGACCTCCCCAGTAAGAGCTGGGAGTCCCCTAGTAAGGGTTGGGACCCCACCCAGTAAGAGATTCACCCCCCCAGTAAGGGTTGGGACCTCCCCAGTAAGGGCTGGGAGCCCCGCAAGTAAGAGATTGACCCCCCCAGTAAGGGATGGGAGCCATCCCAGTAAGAGTTGGGACCCCCCCAGTAAGAGATTCACCCCCCCCCAGTAagggctgggagcccccagTGAGAGTTGGGACCCCCCAGTAAGAGATTGACCCCCGCCAGTAagggctgggagcccccagTAAGAGCTGGGACCCCCCAGTAAGAGATTGACCCCCCCAGTAAGGGCTGGAAGCCCCCCAGTAagagctgggacccccccagtaAGAGATTGACCCCCCCAGTAAGGGTTGGGAGCCCCCAGTAAGGGATGAAACCCCCAGTAAGGGATGGGACCCCCCAGTAAGGGATGGGACCCCCCAGTAAGGGATGGGACCCCCAGTAagggctgggagccccccagTAAGGGCTGGGACCTCCCCAGTAAGAGCTGGGACCCCCCAGTAAGAGATTGACCCCCCAGTAagggctgggagcccccagTAAGGGTTGGGAACCCCCCTGTAAGGGTTGGGaacccagcacctcccagtccctcccagtcccctcccagtccccccagtcccctcccagtccccccccagcacctcccagtcctccccagtgcctcccagtgcccctccCACTGCCCCCAacacctcccagtgcctcccagtccccttCCCAGTTCCGTGACCAGCGGGACCAgggctcccagtcccccccagtcccccctcccagtccctcccactcctcccagtccctcccagtgctcctcccactccccccaacacctcccagtgcccccccagagccctcccatagcctcccagttcccctcccagttccGTGACCTGCGGGACCAgggctcccagtcccccccagtccctcccagttccccctcCCACTCCTCCCATtgcctcccagtgctcctcccactccccccaacacctcccagtgcctcccagtccccctcccagtcccGTGACCGGCGGGACCAgggctcccagtccccccagtgcctcccagtccctcccagtgctcctcCCACTGCCCCCAacacctcccagtgcccccccagagCCTCCCAGTCCCCCTCTCAGTTCCGTGACCGGCGGGACCAgggctcccagtcccccccagtcccttccaGTTCCCCCTCCCactcctcccagtccctcccagtgcctcccagttccccctcCCACTCcttccagtgcctcccagtgcccccagtgcccccccagtgcctcccagcgctcctcccactccccccaacaccccccaacaccccccgagcccccccagagcctcccagcccccctcccagtcccGTGACTGGCGGGACCAGggctcccagtcccctcccagtccctcccagtgcctcccagttccccccacccccgcaGAGCATGCGCCTCAAGCTGATCGCCAGCAACAGCACGATGGAGCGGCGCTTCAGCCCCTGGATCGGGGGCTCCATCCTCGCCTCCCTCGTGAGTGGGGGGCaccggggttggggggggttccCGCGCGTGCCCGCCCCCAAAATTTGTGTTTTTCGCCCCAATTTtgtgtcccccacccccacccccctccccgcagggcACGTTCCAGCAGATGTGGATCTCCAAGCAGGAGTACGAGGAGGGGGGAAGCAGTGCGTGGAGCGCAAGTGCCCCTGAAGGACCCCCCCGGCGcgagaaaatgaggaaaaaaacacacgaAAAAGCCAATAAATGTCCAAAAAAAGCCAATAAATGtccaaaaaaaagccaataaacGCCCCCAAAACGGACGGGTGGTGCCTGGGGGCGGGGCAGAACCCAGCGAGCGTCTCACGGAGGGCTCACGACGGCCTGGGggggcggtggtggtggtggtggtggggaaatTTTCCCAAATTCGTGGTTTTTTGCCTCAAAACGCTGCCTCGCGCCTCAAGGCCCCGCGGGCGGCTCTGCGCATGCGCGGCGCGGgtgggaggggcgggggggtgaGGCACGGCGCATGCGCAGGTCCCCCGCGCCCAGCAGCTCTTTCCTGCGCATGCGCGCTGGCTCGCGGGCGCCATGCGGCGCCCACGTGGTCCCcgtccggggggggggaaggggtgaAGCCAGGTGGGTGACGTCACGAGGCCAGGAGACGACAGCCACTACGCATGCGCACGGGAAAGGCTGGCGCTTGAGGTGCGCATGCGCAGCTCGCCCCGGACTCCAATTCCCAGCGTGCCCCGCGGCCTCCTCCCCCGCCGCCGAAGCTCGAGGTCGCCGCAGGGCCCTCGGCCGCtccgggggcggcccggggaTGTGCCTGCTGCGCGGCCCGCTTGGACGGGGATAGACCTCGGCCGCGCTGCTTCCGCGGGCCCCCTGCGCTGCCCGAAAGCCGTGTCGCCGGTGTTTGCGGCCTCCTGCCGCGAGGCGGGAGCCTCCGGGAGAACCGGGCCCGGCGGCTCCGCTCAGGCGCCGCGGCGGGCAGCCCCACCGAAGAGGCCCCCTCTAAGCCCCGCCCCATCCTCTCAACCATTGgccgctcccccctccccgcgcgcTCCTCCGTCCCATTGGCCGCCTCCCCCTCCTCCGCCTTCCGATTGGCGCAGCCCGGCGTCCGCGCGCCGCCCTCCATTGGCTGCCCCCGTCCCCGGGGGCGCGGCGGcgctcggccccgccccccgcctaTATAAAGCGGCGCAGGCTGGGACGCGCCTGCCATCGCGTGAGGGAGGTGGCGagcgccgccgggccccgctcccTTCTCCCGGTGCTCCGCGGCCGCCTGCCGGGCGGCGCATGCGCGGGAGCGGCGCGGCGGCACCGGGCGCGCAGGCGCGGCGGGACGGAgcggcggcaccggcaccgggagcaCCGGCGGCACCGGTAGCACCGGTGGCCGGGCCATGATCGAGATGGCGGCCGACCCCGACGCCTTCCgggcccctccgccgccgctgCGAGCGGCCGAGCCCGCGGCCGAACCCCCCGCGGCTCCTTCGGggggccccggcggcggggccgggaggagggggagggcggcggtggcgggggggggagccgaggcCTCGCAACGGCTTCCGAGCccccggtggcggcggcggcggaggaggaggaggaggaggaggaggagcgggggtGGGGGCAAGCGGCGGAGCAGCTGCGCCGGCGGAGCCAAGCAACCGGCGTGGAAGCGGCGTCGGAGGGCGGCGTCGGAGTGCGACCCGGTGCTGCCGTCCGAGTTCCTGCTGGGGGGCAACATCTTCGACCCCCTGAACCTGAACAGCCTGCTGGACGAGGAGGTGAGCCGCGCCCTCAACGCCCGCACCCCGCAGTCGTCGCCGCTCCCGGCCCGAGGCCGGGACCCCGTCGAGATCCTCATCCCCCGGGACATCACTGACCCGCTCAGCCTCAACGCCCCCGGGGACGCCGCCCTCCGCCTCGCCTCGCCCGCCAAAGCCGCCCGACGGCGACACCGCCACCGCGGGCAGCAacgggcggccgccgccgccgccgccgagcccccgAAGCCGCCTGAAGCCGCCTGCCCCGAGGAGCTcgacgccgccgccgccgtcgccgcgccgcccgccgcctgcCCCAACAGCCGCCACCGCAAGCGGCGACGGACTTGCAGCAAGTCGGAGGCggcccggcctcccccggcGGGACCCCCGAGAAAACGAAGCCGCCCCCCGACAAAACGAAGCCCCCGGTAAGGcggcgcagcagcagcagcaccagaaccagaaccagcagcagcagcagcagcgccggAGGCAGGCCCGCAAGTTCCAGTACGGCAACTACTGCAAGTACTACGGGTACCGCAACCCCGACTGCGAGGACGGGCGGCTGCGAGCCATGCGCCCCGAGTGGTTCGCGGGGAAGGAGGTGCTGGACGTGGGGTGCAACGTGGGGCACCTCACCCTCAGCATCGCCAAGCGCTGGGGGCCCGCCCGCGTGGTGGGGCTGGACATTGACGGCGGCCTCATCCGCTCGGCCCGCCAGAACATCCGCCACTACCTGTCGGAGGAGAtccaggcggcggcggcggcggcgggtggggggagcgggcggagccgggggggggcggccgtaAGGGCTTCCCCAGCGCCCTCCTGGCTAGCCGCGGGCCCATCGCCGCCCCCCGCTTGCCCCCCGACGGGCCCGGCGCCGCCGACTTCCCGCACAACGTCGTCTTCGTCACGGTGAgcgggcgtggggggggggggggggggccggggtgcACCTTTAGAGCCTCGTTGGGGGCGGGGCTAGCCcaaaagggggcggggctagcccaaaagggggcggggctaatgGGGGTGTGGtcgcgggagggggcggggccaggcagAAGCCACGCCCCCGTTTTTGGCAGTgtgttgggggggtgggggcaggaaTAGCGAGCGGCGGGGCTCAGGATGAGGGGCTTCGGGGGGGCTGCATGTggggccccccccgggtcccTTGGAGCCTCCCTGGTGTCTTGGGCCCCCCTCAGTCtctagccccccccccacctgtgGGGCCCCCCCTCAAGATTgttggagcccccccccagtctCTTGGCCCCCCCCAGTCTCTTGTAGCCCCCCCCACCGaattgtgcccccccccccccagtctctGGAGCCCCCCCCAGTGTCTTGGGTTCCTCCCCCTACCTGTGGGGCCCCCCCCTCAAGATTGTTGGAGCCCCCCCCAGTCTCTTGGAGCCCCCCCCAGTCTCTTGGCCCCCCTCCACCTACCTGTGTGGCTCCTATGGAGCCCCCACCCCTcaattcccccccccgccccccccagatCCCATCCCCTCACTTCAGGGTGCGCAGccttgcccccccccttccctccccccccccaatcccatcccTTCGCTGCAGGGGGCACAgcctgggcccccccccccccccacctttaccttccccctttccccccccccccccccaccccaaatcccaccccctCACTTTGAGGGGCGcacccctgccccccctccccccagctttctctctcccccccccctaatttttccccccccccccccccgtttcgCAGGGGAACTACGTGCCGGAGCGGGAGGAGGCGGTGTGGGCGCAGCGCCCCGAGTTCGacgtgctgctggtgctgtccCTCACCAAGTGGGTGCAGCTCAACTGGGGGGACGAGGGCCTCAAGCGCCTCTTCCGCCGCGCCTACCGCCACCTCCgcccggggggctgctgctgctcgagccccagccctgggcctCGTACCGCAAGAGGAAGGGGCTGACGGTGAgatgggggggcgtgggggtttggggggggttggggggtttgggggggttttggggggagggggggggtttgggtggagctggggggtttgggggagctTGGAGGTGTATGAGGTCCTCGTACTGCAAGAGGAAGGGGCTGACGGTGagatggggggtttggggggtgtgggggtttggggggcgtttggggggtttggggggttttgggggagctggggggtttggggggttttgggggtgtaTGAGGTCTCGTTACTGCAAGAGGAAGGAGCTGATGgtgagatgggggggggggttgggggggtttggggggagctggggggagttTGGCaagagggggtttggggggagctgaggggggggttgggggggtttggggggagctgggggggttgggggggtttggggggagctgggggggggttggggggtttggggggagctggggggttggggggttggggggttggggggggtttggggggttgggggggggggtttggggggagctgggggttgggggggtttggggggagctgggggggttggggggtttggggggagctggggggttgggggggtttggggggagctgggggggttggggggagctgggggggttgggggggtttggggggagctgggggggttggggggtttggggggagctgggggggttggggggtttggggggagctggggggttggggggtttggggggagctgggggaggttgggggggttgggggagctgggggaggttggggggttggggggggttggggggagctgggggaggttggggggttggggggagctgggggaggttgggggaggtttggggggaggttgggggggttgggggagaggtttgggggggtttggggggagcttgggggagtttggggggcttgggggggcttgggggtgtaCAAGGCCTCGTACCGCAAGAGGAAGGGGCTGACAGTGAgatgggggggtttggggggttttgggggagctgggggggtttgggggtttcggggggagctgggggtttcgggggagctggggggtttggggggcgtttgggggtGTATGAGGTCTCTTACTGCAAGAGGAAAGGGCTGGCGGTGAgatggggggggtttgggggcgtttgggggaggtttgggggggtttgggggggcttgggggtgtaTGAGGTCTCCTTACTGCAAGAGGAAGGGGCTGACGGTGAGCtgggggggaggtttgggagGCTgtgagggggttggggggggggggcgcagagcTGACCCCCCCTGGTgttgtgacccccccccggtgttgtgcccccccccccaggagacGACGTACCGCAACTACCAGCGCATCCGCCTGCGCCCCGAGCAGTTCCCCTCCTACCTGACGTCCCCCGAGGTCGGCTTCGCCAGCTACGAGCTGCTGGGCACCCCCCAGCACGCCGCCAAAGGTGGGGgcccccccctgcacccccccccccagggacaccccCAGATTCGTgggagctgcggggggggcacccctaAATTTGTGGGATTGGGGGGGCACCCGTGGGATCTGGGGTACCCTGAGCCATGGGAtctgggggggcacccccaaatTCGTGGGAGCgggggggacacccccaaaTTTGTGGGATTGGGGGGCACCCCCTATTtatgggagctggggggggcacccccaatTTGTAGGATCTGAGGGGGGGCACCCGTGGGATCTGGGGTACCCTGAGCCATGGGAtctgggggggcacccccaaatttgtgggagctgggggcaccccctgcccgtgggagctggggggtgcCCCTAAATTCGtgggattgggggggacacccccagattcatgggagctggggggggcatcCCTAAATttgtgggagctggggggggcactcGTGGGATCTGGGGTATCCTGAGCCatgggatctgggggggggcacccccaaattcgtgggatttgggggggtcaccCCCAATTCataggatttggggggaggggaccccaggggaccccccaaattcacaggatctgggggggggacacacccCCAAATTCatgggatctggggggggacaccccctgtctgtgggatttgggggggggacagacaCCCCCAGCCCATGGGATCTTGGGGGGCACCCCCAAATCTGTGGGATCCGGGGCGGGGGACACCCCCCAACTCATACgttttgctgggggggggcaccccccccccagcctgtgAGATTTGGGGGGCACCCCCATTTtggtgcccccccgacccccccccctctctccccGCAGGCTTCCAGCGGCCCATCTATCTCTTCCACAAAGGCCGAGGAGAcgccccctgagccccccccactGCAACCCCCCCTCCAGGATGGGGGCCCTGCTGgaggccgagccccccccctgctttctcctcccccctccctgcccggcCGCACCCGGAGGTGCCAAAtcttggggggggtggggggggcagcactgggggtgcccccccggtGTTTTGATGTGGTTTTATCTTTGCTGATGTTGAATTgggccggggcccccccccccccccggaataAAAAGGAGCAGATTGGTGATGTGCGTCcgggggggtcattgggggggatattggggttccccccccctccccctttggTTCGTCCCGTTTCCGTGGTGATGGGCACTGCGCCTGCGcgagggggtgggggtgccGCAAGTGCTGCTGGGAAACGGAGTCCAACGGCGGAGTCCCCCCCCAAGGTTCTCCCGCAAAGACTCACGGGAGGACGACGGTTGCCGGGCCGCAAAGcatcatgggggggggggggacagaaagGGGGGGTTGGGCACggagccccccctccccccgggcTATGACCTCGAATTTGGGGTAAAAAAACCGGATTTTATTATTCGGGGGGGCGCCCTCTCAGGGCCCCCACTGCTGCAGCTTGCGGTACATCACGAAGGTGGCGCCGGGGGGCGAgaaaggggcggggggggcgggggggccggggggcagccaGGGCCCCTCGGTCACCAGCAGGGCCCCCCGCCAGCACCCCCGCGTCCGGGCCCGGTGCCTgcaaggggaaaaggggggtggggggccccGTTAGCaccggggggtgcgggggggccttaattgggggggggggcactcaccttgtgggggcagcgggggggcgcccgccgcagcagcccccggggggggggcacggccaggCTGACCAGGTCGTGGAAGAGGCGCTGGGCCGGGGGGACGTTGATGGCTGCGTTGGGggcaaaaaaagggggggggggggggggttaacgAGGTGCCCCCCCCTTAAaaaaccacccccccccccggtctcACCTCCGGCCGCAGCGGCCTCCAGAGCGCAGCGGGCGGCGAAGGAGGAGCCGAGGagcgccgccgctgcccggggGGCGTCGAAGTCGtccggggtggggggcgcccccagcccccccaggctgcTGTGCAGGGTGGGGGTCCCTAaaagcggcgggggggggggccgcgggctcGGCCCCCTCCTGGCTGCGGGCCGCGGGGGTCCTCGGGGCTCAGCTCGAAGCgcacctggggagggggggtacGGGAAGCGATGGGGGCGGCCCCTGACCCCtaacagccccccccccggcccccaaggtcccccccccctccccactgaCCTGCCGGggcgcccccccgcgcccccccgccgcaGGATTCCCCGGCAGCGGCGGGCGGCGCAGCCTCGGGCGGCCTCATGGCGGCGAGGCCCCGCCCGCCACCGCCGTAACCACGCCCCTTCGCCCCCTAGGCCACGCCCCTTCGCCCCCTAGGCCACGCCCCTTCCCcgtgcctgccctgccctccccaagatggcggccccgcccccgacctccccaagatggcggccgccTCATCGAGCCGCGGGTTCGAGTCCCGCccggggcaggagcccccccccaacccccccccccggaaaaCGCCCCCCGGTGCTGCAAAAGTTGTGGCTTTATTACAAAAGGCCCCAAATTGCGCAAGGattgggagggggggggggaggaggggaggggtcGCTGTCCCCTGTGGATGACGAcccctcccgtccccccccccacgctaaaaagacaaagcagcagagctgcggcgagctgggaggggggcgggggctgtgcccccccccccccccccaaaaaaaccctgctCGACCCCTGAGAAACCCAGCgctccccagagcagcacccagagcagcgcaccccccccccccccagccccgctccatCTCCAGTCTCTCCCATCCCCAccaccttgggggggggggggagggcagcaggCAAGGGTCAGGCGGGGGGGCCCCCGGCATGGGGGGCGCAGGCGGGCAAGCTGCTGGGGGGTGGCGAGGGCGCGCAGGAGCCCGTTCTCCCTCTCCAGCACCGCCTGCCGCTCGCTCAGCTCCTTGATCTGCTCCCGCAGCAGCTCCACCTCCTCCCGCACCGCCAGCAGCAGGTGGCTCTTCACCAGgtcctggaggggggggggggtgggacacggtcagggcccccccccccagctccattCATGGGGGGGGGCCCACACGAGGCCCAGGCATCCggccatgcccccccccccccgtcgcTGGGAGCCGGGCGCTGCTCACCATGGCCTGCTCGATCTTGTTGTCGATGGCGATCATCCCGCTGCCGGCGctgcggggatggggggggggtaaggacagacagacatacgccgtgccccccccccccgacttgTTATTGTAGGCCCTACGCAAACCCAAAGcgggaggggggaaggaagcGGATGCCACTTCCGTATGTGCGACttccttccatttccttcccttttggCCGCGGGGCACCACGGGGGGGGTACCCCTAcccatcccccccccagggggAAGCCTCACCCCCTGGTGCCCACCTGGgagaagccccgccccctccgcccaCCTGGAGGtggaagccccgccccctacTGCCATACATGGTGAAGCCACGCCCCCTACTGCCATACATGGACTGGAAGCTCCGCCCCCTGCCACCCACCTGTACTGTAAGCCCCGCCCCCTACTGCCCTACCTGggggaagccccgccccctggcgCCCACCTGGGGTGGAAGCCCCGCCCCTACTTCCATACATGGGGAAGCCACGCCCCCTACTGCCCTACATGGACtggaagccccgccccctatTGCCCTACCTGGGGGAAGCCCCACCCCCTCCGCCCACCGGAACCGGAAGCTCCGCCCCCTGTTGCCCACCCAAGGGAAAGCCCCGCCCCCTGTTGCCCACCTGGGCtggaagccccgccccctaaTGCCATACCTGggggaagccccgccccctcccaccctACATGGACtggaagccccgccccctccgcccaCCTGAAccggaagccccgccccctgatGCCCATCTagggaagccccgccccctccgcccaCCTGGACTGAAAGCCCCGCCCACCTGGTCtggaagccccgccccctgatGCCCACCTGGGCtggaagccccgcccccaccggaagccccgcccccaccgGAAGCCCCGCCCTCCGCCGGAAGCCCCTCCCCCAccggaagccccgcccctcaccCGTCGTCGTCCCCGATGCCCAGCACGGAGCCGGCCAGGCCGAGGCGGGCGCTGAGCCCCTCGGTGCCGCCCCCGGGGCGGGGCCCAGGCGacgcggggcggggcggaggCGGCGACCGGGGCAGCGCCTGCGGGACGGGTGGAAGTTACcggaggggggggtggggaggagtcCCGgtccgccccccccgccccccccccccggccctcacCTGCTGCACGAGGTGCGCGAaggccccgggcagcccccggccctccGGGGCTCCCAGGGAGCGGGGCAGgtgcccggggccgggctcggcggcgggcggcgccgggcggagcggggggagccggcgcggggcggcggagGGAGCCGGGAGTCGAGCGACAGCGGCACCCGGCCGGTACCGGAGACCCGCGGCGCCGCCGCTTCCCGCTCGTAGAAGTCGCGGCAGGTCCAGCGGCCGCGCCGCAGGGGCTCGCCGGTAGCGGGCAGCCGCACCAGGCGGAACCGGGAACCGCCGGaaccggggccgggcccggaaCCGGGCCCGGAACCGGGGCCGGAACCGGGGCCGGAACCGGCTCCGCCGGGCCCGGGCCCATCCCCGCCGCTTCCCCCGCTGGCCCCGCCGCGCACGCTGGTGATGGCGAAGCCGCTCTTCTTCCGGCTCATGGcgccgcggcgggggcggcgggcgccgcatggcggggccgggccggggtcACCGGGCCAtgggagcggcggcggcggcggcggcggccgtgTTGACAAGGGGCCGCTCCCGGAAgtcccgcccggccccgccccggaGAGcggggggtgggtggggggcgTGGTCTGAAGGCGAGGGGGCCCGCagagccccgccccctcaccgggtctcccccccgccgcctcccgggacccccccgcgcTCTCCCCTCAACCGGAgaccccccccggcacctccccccccccacaccggGCTCACCCCCCGACctcagccccccctccccgttcccacctccccctccccttcctcccgctgccccccccccacccctccccctttcccggtgtcccccccccccccctccggtcccggtgcccccggcgGGCCCGGCAgggggcagccgccgccgcgTGCCCCGGACGCTGCGTCAGAGCGCGGCGATGGAGCCGGCGGAGCGGCGCGGGCGGGAGCCGGCAGCGGGCACGGCCGGTACGGGCACgggaaacggggggggggggggacacggggcggggggggggggtcctcccaccgccccccccccccccccgccgccgccgctcaccGCCGCCCGCCGCAGGCCCCTAGAGCCCCGCGCCATGGGCCGCCGCCCGCCCTgagcccccgcagccgccgccccggcacagccccccccccccggtcgCGGGGCAGGGGCGGGGGACACCCGGTGGTAGGCggcggtgtccccccccccgggcccatCCCGGTCCGGTCCGGCCCAGCgcagctcagcacagccccGTCGGagctcgccccccccccctcccggtaGCCGCAGGTACCGGGAgagccccggcccggggcgTGGCGGTGCCGCgggatgcgggggggggggggggctgcgggaacCGGGAGGGCACCGGGAGGGGACCGGGAGGGGACCGGGAGGGAACCGGGAGGGGACCGGGAGGGGACCGGGAGGGGACCgggagggattgggggggtctGGTGGGaaggcccccgggggggggggggaccggggagggGGTTACCGGGGATGGGGAGTGATGGGGGGGGGATTAACGGGGATGGGGGTACCGGAGGGGGGTAccgggggtggggagggggttaACGGGGATGGAGTTACCGGGGATGGGGGTACCGGGGAGGGGGTACCGGGGAGGGGGTTACCGGGGAGGGGGTTCACGGGGACAGGGccaccggggaggggggggggtaccggggaGGGGGTTGCTGGGGATGGGgttaccgggggggggggggggggcggttacCGGGGACCAGCGTACCggggagcagggtgctggggactGGGCTAAGGTTAACGGGGACGGGGGGTACCGGG
This genomic window contains:
- the PPP1R35 gene encoding protein phosphatase 1 regulatory subunit 35, whose amino-acid sequence is MRPPEAAPPAAAGESCGGGARGGAPAGALRAEPRGPPRPAARRGPSPRPPPPPLLGTPTLHSSLGGLGAPPTPDDFDAPRAAAALLGSSFAARCALEAAAAGAINVPPAQRLFHDLVSLAVPPPRGLLRRAPPRCPHKAPGPDAGVLAGGPAGDRGALAAPRPPRPPRPFLAPRRHLRDVPQAAAVGALRGRPPE
- the MEPCE gene encoding LOW QUALITY PROTEIN: 7SK snRNA methylphosphate capping enzyme (The sequence of the model RefSeq protein was modified relative to this genomic sequence to represent the inferred CDS: inserted 1 base in 1 codon; deleted 2 bases in 1 codon; substituted 1 base at 1 genomic stop codon), with the protein product MIEMAADPDAFRAPPPPLRAAEPAAEPPAAPSGGPGGGAGRRGRAAVAGGGAEASQRLPSPRWRRRRRRRRRRRRSGGGGKRRSSCAGGAKQPAWKRRRRAASECDPVLPSEFLLGGNIFDPLNLNSLLDEEVSRALNARTPQSSPLPARGRDPVEILIPRDITDPLSLNAPGDAALRLASPAKAARRRHRHRGQQRAAAAAAAEPPKPPEAACPEELDAAAAVAAPPAACPNSRHRKRRRTCSKSEAARPPPAGPPRKRSRPPTKRSPRXGGAAAQQRRRQARKFQYGNYCKYYGYRNPDCEDGRLRAMRPEWFAGKEVLDVGCNVGHLTLSIAKRWGPARVVGLDIDGGLIRSARQNIRHYLSEEIQAAAAAAGGERAEPGGGGRKGFPSALLASRGPIAAPRLPPDGPGAADFPHNVVFVTGNYVPEREEAVWAQRPEFDVLLVLSLTKWVQLNWGDEGLKRLFRRAYRHLRPGGXLLLEPQPWASYRKRKGLTETTYRNYQRIRLRPEQFPSYLTSPEVGFASYELLGTPQHAAKGFQRPIYLFHKGRGDAP
- the LOC136787793 gene encoding TSC22 domain family protein 4-like — encoded protein: MRRPPPPPRRHEPEEERLRHHQRARRGQRGKRRGWARARRSRFRPRFRPRFRARFRARPRFRRFPVPPGAAARYRRAPAARPLDLPRLLRAGSGGAAGLRYRPGAAVARLPAPSAAPRRLPPLRPAPPAAEPGPGHLPRSLGAPEGRGLPGAFAHLVQQALPRSPPPPRPASPGPRPGGGTEGLSARLGLAGSVLGIGDDDGAGSGMIAIDNKIEQAMDLVKSHLLLAVREEVELLREQIKELSERQAVLERENGLLRALATPQQLARLRPPCRGPPRLTLACCPPPPPQGGGDGRDWRWSGAGGGGGALLWVLLWGALGFSGVEQGFFGGGGGGTAPAPLPARRSSAALSF